The Juglans regia cultivar Chandler chromosome 1, Walnut 2.0, whole genome shotgun sequence nucleotide sequence AAGAATGTCTGAAGGTGGAGAGTGAGGCTTGGCAAAATGCTGGTATAACAAACTGTCAGGCTAAATCCTTAAGGACACAACTTGAACTACGCCAAAAGGGTCTCATGACAAGAAGGTGGTATCTGCCACTACAACTAATGATATaaagtggaagcaaagggcaaagcaacactggCTGAAGCATGGGGACAGAAACACTCAGTATTTTCACATGCAAGCAAGCCAAAGAAAGAAGATCAATGCAGTCAAAAGCATAGAGGATTCTCAAGGCAGGGTTGTCACTGACCAGTCAGAAAATGGTGAGGTATTCAcatgttttttctcttctctattcaCTACATCCCAACCTTTATCTATTGACCAATGTCTGCAAGCAATGGACACCAAATTAGACATGGATATGAAGGCTTGGCTTTTAAATCCTTTCACTAGGGAAGAAATCACTGCAGCTGTTTTTAAAATGAATCCCTTGGGGTCGCCAGGCCCTGATGGTTTTCCTGCCCAATTCTATCAAAAAAGCTGGGAGGTAGTGGGGGGTCAAGTTTGTAACTTTGCTCTTGATTTCCTCAATCATGGTGGCTCTCTCAGTGAGGTTAATGACACGTTTATTACTCTTATACCCAAAGTTCAAAGCCCCAAAAGAGTAGTGGATTACAGACCCATAAGTCTATGTAATGTATTATACAAGGTTGTGTAAAAAACTATGGCAAATAGACTGAAACACATACTGCCTCAAATCATTACCCCCAATCAGAGTGCCTTTGTGCCTGGAAGGCTCATATCTGATAACACCTTGGTAGCCTATGAGGTCCTCCACTCTATGAACTctagaatgaaagggaagaaaggattcatggctctaaaattggacatgagtaaagcctatgaCAGGGTAGAGTAGAAATTTATTGAAGCCATCATGATCAAAATGGACTTCCCTGGACATTGGATCCATATTACAAAAGCTTGCCTCACTTCTGTTTCTTATTCAATACTTGTTAATGGAGAACCTTAGAAAAAGTTTGTACCTTCgagaggcctaagacaaggagaCCCCTTGTCACCCTACTTATTTATTCTATGTGCTGAagccctctcttctctcctcaaACATGCTGAGGCATGTGGCAGTTTAACTCCTGTGGCTATTGGCAGAGGTCCAGTTAAAGTAAACCACctcttctttgctgatgatagcctcTTGTTCTGCCAAGCCAAGTATGAGGAAATTAAGTGTGTCCTTAATATCCTTGAGCTATATGAGAAAGGATCAGGACAGGTTCTAAACAAGGACAAGTCTGCAATTTATTTTAGCAAGAACACTGCACTAATGACCCAATAGCAGATCATGCATCTAGCAGGTGTCCAATCCACATCCAATTTTGTCCAATCCACACCCgtctgattcgtcttcatcttctgactcttcttcttcttcttcctcctcacttacttgaattgaatgatcatttaatacagacgggtcgagaaggacgggtgggacatcatctctacacaaggggagcaactcgagtgcactgaggtcaacaaacaagttaataccctctctatcttcatctccactattctcgtaatctgcactcgttcctgcttcatatatatttcgatgAACAAATTtctgtacgactcgccaagttatctctccactatcttcatcagcacttttcattggatcaatcaagtaatagacttgggtagcttgacaagccaatacgaatggatcatcttcgtaaatcaataatatatattaaattgttacttattaaattctgcattatatactaacttataatatagtatatatactacattttatatatctataactatactacattgtatagtatgatagcataatactttgaatgggaacataataatatagtatataaactataccatatatataaatcaataatatatactaaattattacttattaaattctgcattatatactaacttataatatagtatatatactacattttatatatctataactatattacattgtatagtatgatagaataatactttagatgagaacataataatatagtatataaactataccatatatataaatcaataatatatactatattgttacttattaaattatgcattataaactaacttataatatagtatatatattacattttatatatctataactatactacattgtatagtatgataggataatactttagatgagaacataataatatagtatataaactataccatatatataaatcaataatatatactaaattattacttattaaattctccattatatactaacttataatatagtatatatactacattttatatatctataactatattacattgtatagtatgataggataatactttagatgagaacataataatatagtatataaactataccatatatataaatcaataatatatactatattgttacttattaaattatgcattataaactaacttataatatagtatatatattacattttatatatctataactatactacattgtatagtatgataggataatactttagatgagaacataataatatagtatataaactataccatatatataaatcaataatatatactaaattgttacttattaaattatgcattatatactaacttataatatagtatatatactacattttatatatctataactatactacattgtatagtatgacagcataatactttagatgagaacataataatatagtatataaactataccatatatataaatcaataatatatactaaattgttacttattaaattatgcattatatactaacttataatatagtatatatactacattttatatatctataactatactacattgtatagtatgatagcataatactttagacgagaacataataatatagtatataaactataccatatatataaatcaataatatatactaaattgtttttttttatagaagagccggAAACCACCTGTCCATTAGTggccccgtcccaattttattaatcaacctcacttatggcggaggaaaaccgtggtaacaaaactgACACTCATGATACAGACCATCCCTTGTATCTAAAgcaaaacccaaaaccaaaatacaaaaccaaCTAAAACTACAGAACCTTACCAGCAAAACGAAAACtggaaaagagaaaacaaactgCTTATACCAGCAAAACAAGACCGAACCCCGAACCACGTCAAACGCAAGACAACGCCGCACGAAACGAAAACCAGCAACAACCACACGACTCACCTATTTCTTCCGCCTAACAGAAGGAAGCCCCCATTTATCCACTCTAATCAAACCCCGAAACAGAGGAGAAACCTCACCCAAACTCTGCCATACCGCATCACCATCAATTGCCCCCCTtttagctaaccaatccgcagccccatttccttccctatgaatGTGCATAAACCGTATATCCATATTAATGATCAGAAGTTGCAAttcctcccaataatcctccaaatacgAGCTACCACAGCGTTTGTTATCTAACCAAGCCAGAACCActttagaatccatttcaacatctacagctatcaaattcaaattcttacaaTGTTTGACACCCTCCACAAGAGCTCTCAACTCTGCATAATTACTGGTACCGTAACCAATATTCTTTGAAAATGCTAACAGCATATTTCCATGCATATCCCGGATCACACCTCCAGCCCCTGCCACACCTGGATTCCCAAGACTACTTCCATCCGTGTTGATCTTCACACGACCTGGTTCCGGCTTAGACCAAGCTATATAATCAGTCTTTTGTTGTTTGATTGGAACTTGctgtaaattaaaacaattaagaatgtaaaGGTCAATCTGATTAAATTTCCTTGGCTTTGAAAACCCTTGACAAATAACGCCCACCCACTGTTTGATAGATTGCCACACAATATGACCAGATTCAATTTTCCCTTCCATACGGGCTTTACATCTCCTATTGCAAAGCCTCCACGAAATCACAGTAGGTAATACACCCAAAATGACACCAGATTGAGATGCATTAGAAGCTCTCCTAAACCAACTAAGACATGTTTCATACCAATTCCTTCCAATAGGTAGCCCAAGCATTACTCCCATTTTTTTCCAGACTTCGGCAGCCTTTTCACcagcaaataaaacatgatttaagtCTTCATAATGTCCTTGAATACAACAGTTGCATCTCGAGACTAAAGGAATACCAATTCTCCGAATTTTATCATCCACTGCTAAAGCTCCatgccaagccttccacataaataccgaaaatttttttggaagaatacTATTCCAAATCCACTTTTTCCCCTCAAAATTTTGACCTCTAACACGAACACAATCCCaagctgattttgttgaaaactttCCACTTTCACTAGTAGTCCAGATTAACAAATCACTGCCTTCTTTACAATTTGCAAAAACCTCTAGTACCCTCTCAGCAACTTCAGACCCGACAAGTCTCTCTAACCGAGCcatatcccatcctctatccaaTATACAATCTTTTATCTTCACAAGAGGTTGCTCActtaccaaaacattatcagcaAGAGGCCCCTGATCcaaccatttatcataccaaaaaaatacattaccttctcgaattttccatttagaattactCAAAACTGTAGGAATATTTCTAACAATCATCCGCCAAAAACTTGTCCCCTTTTTAGAGTCCAACAACAGCAAAGGTTTATTCCCCACATATTTTGAACgaaaaaaatttgtccaaagaGAATCTTCATGCATCAATTTCCAGGTAAGCTTTAAATGAAGAGCCTTTTGCATATCATCAAAcgatctaatacccaaacctccttcttcTATTGGCATACAAATATttctccaagcaacccattttttcctaccctttccatccctttctccccaaaagaaatcACTCATTAACtgatttaatgatgaaataattacCTTTGGAACTTGTAAAACTGCTAGTTGATGTAACGCCATACTCGCCAAAACATGCCTCAATAAAATCACTCGACCCCCTGCTGaaagtaatttcattttccaaccactaattttccttttaacCTTGTTCTCTAACTCCTCCAAATCACCAATTTTCATTCTACCCGACACAATAGGCactcccaaatatttgaaaggaaacttACCTTCCGAAAATCCTGTCAATCGTTTAAGATTCCTTCTTCTAGCCATCGAAAGTTTTTTGGAGAAATACAtagcagttttctctttattaatcaattgaccagaccacttctcatatgtattcaaaatatttagtagACATCGGATTGATCGACAACCACCGTTGGTGAATATGACCACATCATCCGCATACATTAGACGAGACACTAAAATCGTACCTCTAGGTTGAGAAAAATgtccaaaacttttttcttccacCTTTTGTTTTATAAGACGAGACAGAACCTcctgtaaaataataaacaaataaggcgacaaaggatcaccttgcctcaatcctctaccacctttaaaaaaaccttttgttGTACCATTCATTAATATCGAGTACCACGGCGTAGTAATACACTCCTTAATAAGACCACAAACAGcaggagaaaacccaaaagattgAAGTACCTTCAATAGAAAATCCCACTCAACACGATCATAAGCCTTGGCCATATCAAGCTTTAATACCACGTtacccccatgaatttttttattaatagaatggacCATTTCTTGTGTTAGactaatgttctcaaaaatacttcttccaggaataaacgcaccttgttcaacagaaataattttaggaagcaAAACCGCCAAACGGTTTACAAGCAccttagagcaaattttataaaacaccgaacaaagacttattggtctaaatttatcaaacccattaGGCTTATCCATCTTAGGAATTAAGACCACATAAGACGACGTATAAAATCTCGACCATTTACCACCTCTAAAAAACTCTTCCACCACTGCCATAATATCCATTTTAATAATATCCCagacacttttaaaaaaacccgaaccaaaaccatccggccctGGCGCACTATTAGAAGGAATGGAATCCAAAGCATTTTTCACTTCATTAATCGAAGGAATAGCCCCAATAATCTCATTATCCTCCAAAGAAATAACATccaaaataatatgagataaatccGGTAAACTATCATGACTttcagtttgtaaaaattgtgaaaaataattgacagcACTTAAATGAATCTCCTCAGGAGATCCCAAATAAGTACCATCATATAATCTCATGTCCGAGACTCTTTGTTTCCGTTTAAAAGACAAAATCgcatgaaagaaagatgaattttggTCCCCTTCCTACCGCCATTTCATTTTAGCCAATTGAGCCAATCTAATTTCTTCCCATCTACGCCAACTAGCTAACTCCATATTTTTACTCACAAGATCCTGCTCAATCGCCGGATTCCAATGCTGTTGTAGTTCAGATTCTAAttcctcaattttattttctaacccCTGAATATGATCTTCAGTTCTACCAAAAATACACTTATTCCATTCCCGTAAAGaacctcttaattttttaagcttAAAAGCCAGCTTCAGAAGACCAAAACCACCCACCTCCTCTGACCAAATTCTacccacaaactgatgaaaatcTGGATGCTCTATCCACATCTGCTGAAACCGAAAAGGAGAATATCCATACTTAAAAAGATCAGACTGAAATTGAATAAACATAGGCGAATGATCAGAAGTTGATCTTGATAAATAACAATTATTCATATTTGGAAATCTAGTCAAGCAACTGGCATTAACTAAACCTCTATCCAATTTTGCCCAACTACGTGCTAACCCTctttggccattacaccaagaaaatctTCTTCCCGACGACTTCATGTCCATTAAACCACAATTatcaatccaattattaaaatcctccatagccATTCTCGGACGTGGTCTACCACCTCTACGCTCCGAGTCTtcccttataatattaaaatcccctacaacAATACAAGGTTCATTACCAATTAGGTGTTCATTGAGAGACTCCCACAATTCTCTCCTCTCACCCAAattacatttagcataaataaaacaacaaatgaCAGCGTTATTTCCCACTCCAAcacgaattaaaatatattgttctttgCAAATAATCGGCTGAACTGAAAGATCATCAtgccaaaacacccaaatcttACCAGCCTCCCCATCATTTATAATAAACTTATCCATATGAAGAAACCGAGCAACCTCCTGCACCTTATCCAAGGAagcaaaaggttccattaacGCAACAATTTTCGGCTTTAATTTCCTAACCAAACTTTTTAAACGACCTCTAGACGTTCCAaatcctctaatattccatgataaaattggaccaatcataaagaaaatttatttggccGAGAACTTACCCGATTTGAACTTCGaactttttgaaatattttcctcgTTCCTTTTCGCTTAATATTCGCGCCCTCATTATCCGAAGCATAGTCTTTTTGTTTCGAGAAATGTTCCACGTTTAACTCCGTATCTGGTTCAGAAACTGTATCCTCCATACATTCATTATTCTCCTCAGGTATTTTTCCTAGTTCCGAATCAGAAACAATCGGCTCTAATTCCTTTTCAAAGATCAAATTACTATCCAAATTTTCTGTATTAACAACCCCAGCAAACCTCTCTTCCATCGACCCCTCCCCTGCCAGATTAAccaattcattcatttttaatccctctgtttcttcatcttctatcTCCTCTACATGATAATCCTTACCAGttaattcattttcttcaatcaaCCTAACATCCATTTCTTGACCCTCCAACTTTTCCTGAGGTTCCCCCTCCTTTTCACCCATAACTTGAGCACCATAATCCCGAGTTTGATCCTGCGACAATACTATTTTTTCCGTATCTCCTTGAGCCATTCCTgcatccatcatcatcactcccTTGCCTTTATCCAACTCAACATTAGTTTCCTCTGgtatctctgtttttttttcttcagaatcttttacattctttcttatccaAATCTTTTCTCCATCTCTCCGATTATGCAATTTACAGGTACGATCATTGTGCCCCTGAATTTTACAATGAGTACAAAACGCTGGAAGCGTCTCATAAATGGTTTCTTGCTTGCGTCCCGATCCAGGCATCtcaatccaaaaataagaaattggCTCTTTTGATGCATCCATCTCCAAACATAAACGAGCTCCGTCCATGCGAGTTGCACATTTGGTTGTATTATCTCTTCTAATAAATTTACCAATCGGAGCAGTAaaaatctttagaaaagattcatgatagaAATTTGGAGGAAGCCCCGGCAACACTATCCAAACTGGGACCAAAGACGGCTCCTCATCTTCATTAAACTCTGGAGTCCAGTGAAAAACGCGATACTGAATCCCATTTACTTCACAAGATTCACGAGAAATTGCTTTGACGAAATCTTGCTCATTTGTCATACGAATGAAAACATTTATTGATCTCCGCAAAGCTGTAACCATCGGCATGCAAGATAATCCCCAGCGGAGATGTATAAACGACCGAATCACATCCAACGAAGGTCTCTGTCTTATAAACTTCAGCACAATAGAGAACCTAAAAGGTTCCGCAGATCGAGCGACTTCCTCCTTGGTGAACTGAAAACACATTTCTCCATCCACGTACTTTGGCCCACGATGAGGCACCAATAATTCTAGAAGTGGTTGCGGAACCACAGATACCAGATCAGCAAAGGAACGTCGACTAGAATCCTTGGCCGCCATGGCCCCCTTCGGGAGGCCCGAAGCTCTCTCGGCAACTTCTCAAATTCTTGGAGCGTTCTTCTATTTCTCGAGTAAACCCACGCAATTCAGAAATATTAGTTGGTGTAGGCCATGCTACCATGGCAGCAATTTTCTGATTATCGACCTTCACTCCTTGAGGCGTAACAATGTGTCCCAAATACTCTAGCTCCTGTTGGCCGAATACACATTTGCTGGCCTTAGCAAAAAATTGTTGTTGCTTCAAAATCTCCAAGGATTGTTTTACATGCGttatactaaattgttacttattaaattatgcattatatactaacttataatatagtatatatactacattttatatatctataactatactacattgtatagtatgatagcataatactttagatgagaacataataatatagtttataaactataccatatatataaatcaataatatatactaaattgttacttattaaattatgcattatatactaacttataatatagtatatatactacattttatatatctataattatactacattgtatagtatgatagcataatactttagatgagaacataataatagagtatataaactataccatatatataaatcaataatatatactaaattgttacttattaaattatgcattataaactaacttataatatagtatatatactacattttatatatctataactatactacattgtatagtatgatagcataatactttagatgagaacataataatatagtatataaactataccatatatataaatcaataatatatactaaattgttacttattaaattctgcattatatactaacttataatatagtatatatactacattttatatatatataactatactacattgtatatatatatatatagacaattagaatgtgtattttggacACCTATCTTGATGTCTGAAGATACGTACGGCCCACTTGATAGCCACAAacgcaacaaatgaaggtacgcaactacaacAAAACTATCACTTGGAATCGTCCTTCGGCGGGATGGGTCAAGCTTAACACAGATGGCAGCAGCTTGGGTAACCCTGGTGCCTCAGGGATAGGTGGGatcattagaaataatcatggAAATCTTATTCATGCTTTTTCTTCATTCATTGGCATAGGGTCTAATAATCGGGCAGAACTTCTAGCTCTTCTTCATGGGATCCAGGTTTGTAAATCTTTATCTCTTAATTATGTGCATATTGAGCTTGATTCTATGAATGTTATTTCATGGTGGAAGAGCAAGAGATGTGGGGTgtggtatctggaggatttctgggaggagCTAATTGACATTATGGACTCCATGACCTACTCGATAAACCACGTttttagagagggaaataaagtcgCTGATTGGTTAGCCAAACAGGGAGCTTCTGGAAACGACCTAGCTGTCTCGCTATTAACGGAGTCTCCCCGTGAATTGCGGGGTCTTATCCGTATGGATTACTCTGGTTTACCGTCTTTACGTTTTAGGTAGATTCGAGTTTTCGTTGTTTGtcgtttattttgttgtttttgttggtttttttcgGCTTGGTTTTTTCCTGCATGCTgggttttgttgttttgtaccccagatgcttgtctttgtaaccacggttttccaccgccacaagtgagggatattaataaaattggggaggggtcactagTGTACAGGTGACCctaacttttctaaaaaaaaaaaaaaactacaacgtgatcactAAGCTGGCTAGCTAGTCGGtcctgtattttttatttttttaggacataatttatattatacttataatttgaataataaatatattctaactaaattagtatgaatatattatatatacttactccatgttatatattaaatttcatattatatgtatattaaatgtttttaatctttacttaaaattaagatcataaacttataattttgttgttaaacatattcaataaaaattcaaaaacaataatcacaatattttaaatccatatcacagaatattcacaatattctcgcaacaatatttatacacatattaatatgAAAGGGCCATTTTTGCTAAAAGGGGCAAGAAGTTGGAAATATTGAGAAGGCTCAATATTAGTTAACTGTACGTCACATGTCGTCATAACAATGAAAGCATGGCCTATAAATCATGGTCGAAAGGCACGAGGTAATTGGGAAATCATGCTGATCCAGTTTCCTCGTGATAACTCCCCTTTCTAGTAAAGAAAATAGGTACGGGTTACAATGAATTTTGCTAGTAAAGTGAACTAGTTTCCAGTTAAAATGATGCCTTTATATGCATGTATGCGTTTTTTGTGTGGCAGAAATCTGGCACAACTGAGGGCACAAGCTGTgaatgaacaataaagaaataCAGTGACTACTTGAATTCATTTCGTCAAGATGATGCTGGAGAGGTTAAGGAAGAAGAGGCTTATGTTTGTGGGAGATTCTCTTAATCGGGTCAGTGGGTTTCGATGGTCTGCCTGCTCGATTCATGGATTTCACCAAAACTCAAATACGTGCAACACAATGGCTCTTTGACACCTTTAAGGCCATtgtgagtatatatataatattattttggtaaATTTACTAACATGTAGTTCTGCCTTATCAACCCTAGAATTGAGATAGGAATTATTGGATTAGCAATAGtctaaagaaataatatatacctAAAAGGCTGATCTTAAGAtacaactaaattttaaagCCATAATTCTAGATTGTTAGAGTCAAGGCAATAGAGAAGCATGCTAGGCATTGGATGGATGCAGACATACTAGTGTTTGACTCCTACTTATGGTGGAGAAGGCCATGCATGAAAGTTTTGTAAGTATCTTTGATA carries:
- the LOC118348740 gene encoding 14.7 kDa ribonuclease H-like protein, with the translated sequence MKVRNYNKTITWNRPSAGWVKLNTDGSSLGNPGASGIGGIIRNNHGNLIHAFSSFIGIGSNNRAELLALLHGIQVCKSLSLNYVHIELDSMNVISWWKSKRCGVWYLEDFWEELIDIMDSMTYSINHVFREGNKVADWLAKQGASGNDLAVSLLTESPRELRGLIRMDYSGLPSLRFR